The genome window TAATTTGCAGGGCATGATTAAAAAGCATGATCTTCCAAACCTCAATTCAGTTACCACACAGATCCAACATCGTGATGTGCAGACTATGCATCATGGTGAGATAACTGCAGGAAGGATTATACAGATTGCGAAACCAGATGTCGCCACTGCTGCTTCTGCAGCTTTTACAGCAATCATGAAAAGCAGTGAGGATGGAAGCATGATAGATCGTGACCTTCTTATTAGTATCCTCAGTAACCCCAGCTTGGTGGAGAAACTGGTTTCAGAACATGGAGCTCCTAAACAAGCTCGGGTGCCTTTGGCTTCTGCAGCAGTCTCACGTCCTCATCCCTTTGTACCAGTTCAGGCACCGGCTCTTGCTCCAGCAGTCCCACCTCAACTCCCCCACATCAATACTGGCACTTGTTCCCCGTTCCCAGTTCTTCAAAACACGCAGATGTATCCTTTTTCCAGTTCCATGCCGCCCCAAGCTGCGAATTCTCATGCTTCGCACATTCAGATCTGTGTCCAAGCAGCAGCAAAAGATGCAAATTATTTAAAAGGTTTAGTCCATCAGCATGGTGGTGAGAAGCAAGATGCCCCAGATCTCAATTTTGTACATGCTGCTAATTACCAAAACAACATTGCGGCCACAAATGCTGTTGATCCTTTTGGGTCTACGCAGCAAAGAGAAGCGAGGCCTAAGATCCCAAGGCCTTGTGCCTACTTCAACACCCCTAAGGGGTGTCGGCATGGGGAAAGCTGCTCGTATCAGCATGTCCCTTCTTTACCGCGGCGGATGGAGCAGCCAAGAGGATCAAAAAGAATTAAATTAGATAGAGGAATTGCTGGCAGGAACTATTAAGTTCTGGTCGATCCGacgttctttttcttcttctttcttattcatTCGTGGCTAGTACATACACAGCGATCTTCACTGCTTCCCATCATAATTTTTGCTACATTTTTTTCATTGCAATGTAAA of Musa acuminata AAA Group cultivar baxijiao chromosome BXJ2-3, Cavendish_Baxijiao_AAA, whole genome shotgun sequence contains these proteins:
- the LOC135607238 gene encoding zinc finger CCCH domain-containing protein 6-like; the protein is MAGWKQSKRVSWAKELHQVRLFLAEDAPALSGAGTQDHLQAKGSWLLHSASTGNDDSSLPPGFEAPHPAYKLRSEISQIPLIKWTCPIQVLLNPEWLVAAGEESAEVAVQSQRQVSLLEAIYPRLTSVPPNPSVSSVVQDSVYNDFQTPVIPVTAIEDEDSSEQFETARSAAASPQVQQTNDHNLQGMIKKHDLPNLNSVTTQIQHRDVQTMHHGEITAGRIIQIAKPDVATAASAAFTAIMKSSEDGSMIDRDLLISILSNPSLVEKLVSEHGAPKQARVPLASAAVSRPHPFVPVQAPALAPAVPPQLPHINTGTCSPFPVLQNTQMYPFSSSMPPQAANSHASHIQICVQAAAKDANYLKGLVHQHGGEKQDAPDLNFVHAANYQNNIAATNAVDPFGSTQQREARPKIPRPCAYFNTPKGCRHGESCSYQHVPSLPRRMEQPRGSKRIKLDRGIAGRNY